A genomic segment from Clostridium pasteurianum BC1 encodes:
- a CDS encoding cyclic lactone autoinducer peptide, whose amino-acid sequence MKDKIKKVVKNLSVSLFKSVALNNSVSACTNFLYQPKEPKCLQKK is encoded by the coding sequence ATGAAAGACAAAATTAAAAAAGTTGTTAAAAATTTATCTGTTTCTCTTTTTAAATCCGTTGCTCTTAATAATTCTGTTTCAGCATGTACAAATTTTTTATATCAGCCAAAAGAACCAAAATGCTTGCAAAAGAAATAA
- a CDS encoding accessory gene regulator B family protein — protein MSPVDSPAKPISSIKLRKQLKKKSMLILFFMSLISYILIIVYIAVKYSILLQLSQCIFIGVLWQCFTLTNNGHVIMGKVDDILKYIIRR, from the coding sequence TTGTCACCTGTAGATAGTCCAGCTAAACCTATATCTAGTATAAAATTAAGAAAACAATTAAAGAAAAAGTCAATGTTAATTTTATTTTTTATGTCATTGATATCATATATATTAATAATAGTATATATTGCTGTTAAGTATAGTATTTTATTGCAATTATCGCAATGTATTTTTATTGGTGTACTATGGCAATGTTTTACTCTCACCAATAATGGACATGTTATTATGGGAAAAGTCGACGATATTTTAAAATATATTATAAGGAGATGA
- a CDS encoding accessory gene regulator B family protein, with amino-acid sequence MIFIERLTKNISSIIYDNSNIKNDEKEIIEYGIVILSLKIFGILFIIIFGSLFKVLLQSIVFYFATSELRKFSGGVHSNSPSRCIFIGTFISIIISLFISKIYISLPIYIILF; translated from the coding sequence ATGATTTTTATTGAAAGATTAACTAAAAATATTAGTTCAATTATTTATGATAATTCTAATATAAAAAATGATGAAAAGGAAATAATAGAATATGGTATAGTAATTCTAAGTTTAAAAATATTTGGGATATTATTTATAATTATATTTGGAAGTCTATTTAAGGTTCTTTTACAGTCCATAGTATTCTATTTTGCAACAAGTGAATTGAGAAAATTCTCTGGAGGAGTTCATTCAAATTCACCAAGTAGATGTATATTTATTGGTACATTTATATCAATCATTATTTCATTATTTATAAGTAAAATTTATATATCATTACCAATTTACATAATACTTTTTTAG
- a CDS encoding tRNA 2-thiocytidine(32) synthetase TtcA: MSSIGGSGCELLIPLCERKPLQDIERSIVKKYRKYLWTKFIRAIKDFKLVEEGDKIAVAVSGGKDSLLMAKLFQQLKYHPQINFELEFIAMDPGFHESNRELLLNNCEYLNIPVHLFESGIFEVVENIAKDYPCYMCARMRRGALYTKAKELGCNKLALGHHFNDVIETTMLNVLYSGNFKTMKPKLKSKNFQGLELIRPLYYIEENDIKKFVRNNGLSTMNCGCIVAAEKTSSKRKEVKDLISELKKNFNDVDKSIFQSAQNVNLNSIVGWEKNGEKYSFLDIYDEE, from the coding sequence ATGAGTAGTATTGGAGGAAGCGGTTGCGAGTTATTAATACCATTATGCGAAAGAAAACCGCTGCAGGATATAGAACGCAGCATTGTTAAAAAATATAGAAAATATTTATGGACAAAATTCATCAGGGCAATTAAAGATTTTAAACTGGTAGAAGAGGGAGATAAAATTGCAGTAGCTGTCTCTGGAGGTAAGGATAGTCTTCTTATGGCAAAATTATTTCAACAGCTGAAATATCATCCTCAAATCAATTTTGAATTGGAATTTATTGCTATGGATCCAGGCTTTCATGAAAGTAACAGAGAACTGCTGCTTAATAATTGTGAATATTTAAATATTCCAGTGCATCTTTTTGAATCTGGCATTTTTGAAGTAGTAGAAAATATAGCTAAGGACTATCCTTGTTATATGTGTGCTAGAATGCGTAGAGGAGCACTTTATACTAAGGCTAAGGAACTTGGATGTAATAAATTGGCTTTGGGACATCATTTTAATGATGTCATAGAAACCACTATGTTAAATGTTTTATATTCAGGCAATTTTAAAACTATGAAGCCAAAGCTGAAATCAAAAAATTTTCAGGGCTTAGAGCTAATTAGGCCACTATATTATATTGAGGAAAATGATATTAAGAAATTTGTTCGTAACAATGGATTGTCTACTATGAACTGCGGGTGTATAGTAGCAGCAGAAAAAACTTCAAGTAAGAGAAAAGAAGTAAAGGATTTAATAAGTGAATTAAAAAAGAACTTTAACGATGTAGATAAATCCATATTTCAATCAGCACAAAATGTAAATTTAAACTCTATTGTAGGCTGGGAAAAGAATGGAGAAAAATATTCTTTTTTAGATATTTATGATGAAGAATAA
- the ade gene encoding adenine deaminase, whose translation MSVELKRQRINMAMKREKSDLVIKNANIVNVFTKEIIKGDIAICKDQIVGIGDYSGTREIDVNGKYVCPGLIDSHMHIESTMVTPPEFARTIIPHGTTTLIADPHEIANVCGINGINFMLNQSKELPLNVYYMMPSSVPSTSFENNGADLTAELIEPFLSNDKILGLGEVMDYPAVTSGNEKMLKKIDLFDNKIIDGHSPNLTGDALNAYKTAGIMTDHECSTIEEALERIRLGMYVQIREGSAARNLKNLVEGLIKNHMGFDRCVFCTDDKHLEDIRQNGHISYNIKKAIKYGVSQIDAICMATINAAQCYKLKRLGAVAPGYSADILILNSLEDFNIDKVLYRGKMIYEHKKICTKIHLSIDDNNVLNTVRVRDISDEDLKIKLVSNVATVIKIKDNELITKKENKKVTVENGAFIADENFSKIAVIERHKATKNIGLGIVSNFNIRNGAIASTVAHDSHNLIVIGDNDDDMITAVEEIKKVNGGYTVVSRGEVKGTLPLPIAGLMSDKNAEYVEKTLSKMIEEALKLGINKNIDPFITLSFLALPVIPEIRITDKGLFDVTQFKFI comes from the coding sequence ATGAGTGTAGAATTAAAAAGACAGAGAATAAATATGGCCATGAAAAGAGAAAAATCGGATTTAGTTATTAAAAATGCAAATATAGTTAATGTATTTACAAAGGAAATAATAAAGGGAGATATAGCAATTTGTAAGGATCAAATTGTTGGAATAGGTGATTATTCTGGGACTCGGGAAATAGATGTTAATGGAAAATATGTCTGCCCGGGACTTATAGATAGTCATATGCATATAGAGTCTACCATGGTCACTCCACCGGAATTTGCTAGAACAATAATACCACATGGAACTACAACACTTATAGCAGATCCACATGAAATAGCTAATGTTTGTGGAATTAACGGGATAAATTTTATGCTCAATCAATCAAAAGAATTACCATTAAATGTTTATTATATGATGCCTTCCAGTGTACCTAGTACATCCTTTGAAAATAATGGAGCCGATTTAACGGCAGAACTTATTGAACCATTTCTATCAAATGATAAAATACTAGGACTTGGAGAAGTTATGGATTATCCAGCAGTGACAAGCGGCAATGAAAAAATGTTAAAAAAGATTGATTTGTTCGATAATAAGATTATTGATGGACATTCACCAAATCTTACAGGAGATGCACTAAATGCTTATAAAACCGCTGGAATTATGACTGATCATGAATGCTCCACCATAGAAGAGGCACTGGAACGCATAAGGCTTGGAATGTATGTGCAAATAAGAGAAGGTTCGGCAGCCAGAAATCTGAAGAATCTGGTTGAAGGTCTTATTAAAAATCATATGGGATTTGATAGATGTGTTTTCTGCACAGATGATAAACATTTAGAGGATATAAGGCAAAATGGACATATAAGTTATAATATAAAAAAGGCAATAAAATATGGAGTGAGCCAAATTGATGCCATATGTATGGCCACCATAAATGCCGCCCAGTGTTATAAATTAAAAAGATTGGGAGCTGTAGCACCAGGATATTCTGCAGATATTTTAATATTAAACAGTTTAGAGGATTTCAATATAGATAAAGTGCTCTATCGTGGAAAGATGATTTATGAACATAAGAAAATTTGCACCAAAATTCACTTAAGCATAGATGATAACAATGTACTCAATACTGTGAGAGTACGAGATATAAGTGATGAGGATTTAAAAATAAAACTTGTCAGCAATGTAGCTACAGTAATAAAAATTAAGGACAATGAATTGATTACTAAGAAAGAAAATAAAAAAGTGACAGTAGAAAATGGAGCTTTTATAGCTGATGAAAATTTTTCAAAAATAGCAGTTATAGAAAGACATAAGGCTACAAAAAATATAGGACTTGGCATAGTGAGTAATTTTAATATCAGAAATGGAGCCATTGCCAGTACTGTGGCTCATGATTCTCACAATTTAATTGTAATCGGAGATAATGATGATGACATGATAACAGCTGTTGAAGAGATTAAAAAGGTAAATGGTGGCTATACTGTTGTAAGTAGGGGAGAGGTTAAAGGAACATTACCACTTCCCATAGCTGGTCTAATGAGTGATAAAAATGCAGAATATGTGGAAAAGACCCTAAGTAAAATGATTGAGGAAGCATTAAAGCTTGGAATTAATAAGAATATAGACCCCTTTATCACGTTATCTTTTTTAGCACTGCCTGTTATACCGGAGATTAGAATTACAGACAAGGGACTTTTCGATGTAACACAATTTAAATTTATTTAA